In the genome of Paenibacillus sp. GP183, the window ACTTGCCGACACAGTCACGGCATTTTCCATCGCCCAAAACGGTGATATCGTTGCGGTCAATCAAGATGGAACATCCGCACCTACCGGTCAAAAAGTTGCCGTCGTCAAGGTAACGAATCCGGCTGGCTTGGAGAAAATCGGGGGCAACTTGTACCGCATGACTCCGAATGCCAACAATGGTTCAGCCATTACCCTTTCTGCTCCAGGTGATGCTACTCTGGGAACGGGCACCCTCATTTCAGGCGAGCTGGAAATGTCCAACGTGGACCTCACCAGCGAGTTTACCGAGATGATCATTGCGCAGCGTGGTTTCCAAGCCAACTCCCGGATCATTACGACTTCGGATGAAATTCTCAATGAAGTTGTTAATTTGAAACATTAATAGTTCGCTAAGCTTCACATAACCAATGGGGGAGGAACCGCTCCCCCTAGTATTTTAGATTAAGCTTACGAAGTCAGTTTTGCTAAAGCACTCAAGATTAAGCTTACGAAGTCAGTTTTGCTAAAGCAAAACTCAAGATTAAGCTTACGAGGTCAGTTTTGCTAAAGCAAAACTCAAGATTAAGCTTACGAAGTCAGTTTTGCTAAAGCAAAACTCAAGATTAAGCTTACGAAGTCAGTTTTGCTAAAGCAAAACTCAAGATTAAGCTTACGAAGTCAGTTTTGCTAAAGCAAAACTCAAGATTAAGCTTACGAAGTCAGTTTTGCTAAAGCAAAACTCAAGATTAAGCTTACGAAGTCAGTTTTGCTAAAGCAAAACTCAAGATTAAGCTTACGAAGTCAGTTTTGCTAAAGCAAAACTCTAAGGAGGAGAATATGATCTCTCTCACTCGTTTAAATGGCAAGCCGATTATAGTGAACGCAATTCTGATAGAAACCCTTGAAGAAACGCCGGACACCATGATTACTTTGACAACAGGCAAGAAGATAACAGTTCTCGAAAAGGGAACTGCTGTGGTAAGCTTAGTGCAAACCTACATGAAAGAAATTGGCTCGATCCGAGCTACAATTAAGTCCATGGATACGGAGGGCTCGTAGGTGTTTAAGAACAGGATATTTATTTTGGCCGTTTCCATATTGATTGCAATCACTCTTATTCTAGTAGCCGCCTTTGTCCTTTGGAACTTTATGGACAAAAGCGCCAGCTCTGCAAATCCGGCGGATGCGGCAAAAACAGCGGCAAGCAAGGTGAAGCCTACCAAACCTCCGACAGCAGCTGAGGTTCAGGCGAATACGGTTATTATTAAGGATATTTTGACTAACTTATCCAGCAATAAAAACTTTGTAAAGCTAAGCCTGGCTTTTGAAATGGAAAATGCAAAAGCCAAAACGGAATTCGATCACCTTGTTGAATCTACGGTAAAAGGCACAGTTGTGCGGATTTTGGCGGATGTCAATCCAGAGCAAATTCAAGGCAGCAAAGGTCAGGATTTTCTAACTTCAACCTTGCTCAACAAGCTGAATCCCCTGATGCAGGACGGCAAAATCAGACAAATATGGATTACGGATATGGTGCTTCAATAGTTCCTTTAGAACTTGCTTAAGGAGGTGACTCAAATGGTTGATGTATTATCGCAAAATGAGATCGATGCTTTGCTTGCTGCTTTGTCTTCAGGTGAAATGGATGCGGAAGAGCTCAAAAAGGAAGATACGCAGAAAAGGGTACGATCTTATGATTTTAAAAGGGCGGTACGCTTTTCCAAGGATCATATTCGAAGCTTGACTCGAATCCATGAGAACTTTGCGCGATATTTGACGACATATTTTTCTGCTCAGCTTAGAACCTTCGTTCAAATAAGTGTAGTTCAAGTGGAACAATTGCCTTACGACGAATTTATTCGCTCGATCCCCAAGATGACCATTTTGAACATCTTTGAAGCAGAACCTTTAGAGGGTCGAATGGTTCTCGAAGTTCATCCTAACGTAGCCTTTGCCATGCTGGATCGATTGCTGGGCGGTACCGGCACGTCTCCAACAAAAATCAGTTCATTAACCGAAATTGAAACTATCGTGATGGAACGAATTTTTAGCAGAGCTTTTGACAGCTTGCAGGAGGCATGGAAAACCATCATCGATATTTCGCCAAGGCTCGAAGCATTGGAAACAAATCCACAATTTATGCAAATTGTCTCTCCCAATGAAACGATCGCCCTCATATCTCTCAGCACGAAAATTGGAGACACGACCGGGATGATTAACCTATGTATCCCTCATGTCGTCATTGAACCCATCATGCCGAGGTTATCCGTACATCATTGGTTTGTCTCTCAGAAAAAGACAAGAGCACCCGAGGAAGTGGAAGCACTCCAGTCCCGGCTTACCAAAGCCAAACTCCCGATTATTGCTGAACTTGGAAGTACGGAAATTACGATTCGTGAATTTTTGGGACTGATGCCAGGTGACGTGATCTCGCTGCTCAAATCAACGGAAGATCCCTTGCAGATCAAAGTTGGCGAAAAGCTTAAATACTATGGCAGTCCAGGGACGGTAAAGGGCAAAATGGCCGTCCAAATTACTGAGATTGTTCATGAAGGAGAAGAAGAGCATGACGAATAATAAAGATTATTTGTCTCAAGAAGAAATTGATGCCCTGTTAAAGCAATCTTCAGATGACGATATGCAGGATTCTGATCCTTCTGTTTTGCCTTCAAGAGTGGAAGACTTCCTTACTTCTTTGGAGCAGGATGCGCTTGGAGAAATCGGCAATATCACATTTGGTAGCGCTGCGACAGCCTTATCAACTTTGCTCGGTAAAAAAGTAGATATTACAACTCCACAGGTTTCCATTATTTCCAGAGATGAGCTTGAAGAGGAATTTCCAAAGCCTCATGTAGCGGT includes:
- a CDS encoding flagellar basal body-associated FliL family protein gives rise to the protein MFKNRIFILAVSILIAITLILVAAFVLWNFMDKSASSANPADAAKTAASKVKPTKPPTAAEVQANTVIIKDILTNLSSNKNFVKLSLAFEMENAKAKTEFDHLVESTVKGTVVRILADVNPEQIQGSKGQDFLTSTLLNKLNPLMQDGKIRQIWITDMVLQ
- a CDS encoding flagellar FlbD family protein gives rise to the protein MISLTRLNGKPIIVNAILIETLEETPDTMITLTTGKKITVLEKGTAVVSLVQTYMKEIGSIRATIKSMDTEGS
- the fliM gene encoding flagellar motor switch protein FliM — translated: MVDVLSQNEIDALLAALSSGEMDAEELKKEDTQKRVRSYDFKRAVRFSKDHIRSLTRIHENFARYLTTYFSAQLRTFVQISVVQVEQLPYDEFIRSIPKMTILNIFEAEPLEGRMVLEVHPNVAFAMLDRLLGGTGTSPTKISSLTEIETIVMERIFSRAFDSLQEAWKTIIDISPRLEALETNPQFMQIVSPNETIALISLSTKIGDTTGMINLCIPHVVIEPIMPRLSVHHWFVSQKKTRAPEEVEALQSRLTKAKLPIIAELGSTEITIREFLGLMPGDVISLLKSTEDPLQIKVGEKLKYYGSPGTVKGKMAVQITEIVHEGEEEHDE